The proteins below come from a single Rosa rugosa chromosome 2, drRosRugo1.1, whole genome shotgun sequence genomic window:
- the LOC133734848 gene encoding probable complex I intermediate-associated protein 30 codes for MKNLINALKESVGLQNGKLLFGYEGNNYRELTWGALDDVVMGGVSESTFLIDPNGSENGGPTGLFKGVVSTANNGGFTSIRTKNLSTPEDLSAYDGIELRLKGDGRRYKLILQTSGDWDTVGYTAGFDTVKDQWQTVSITMVLSIFLWPNQESLARWFELPQPSCRASHSPEEQESQTFRLSEI; via the exons ATGAAAAATTTGATTAATGCTCTAAAAGAAAGTGTTGGACTTCAAAATGGAAAGCTACTATTTGGATATGAAG GTAATAATTATAGGGAATTGACTTGGGGAGCTTTAGATGATGTTGTGATGGGTGGAGTGAGTGAAAGTACATTTCTGATCGACCCAAATGGCAGTGAAAATGGTGGACCAACTGGACTTTTTAAAG GAGTTGTTTCCACTGCAAATAACGGTGGGTTTACAAGCATCAGAACAAAG AATCTATCAACTCCTGAGGATCTCTCTGCATATGATGGTATAGAGCTGCGCCTTAAAGGTGATGGTCGTCGTTACAAACTAATTCTTCAGACAAGTGGTGATTGGGATACTGTTGGTTACACAGCAGGCTTTGACACTGTAAAAGACCAGTGGCAGACAGTGAGTATCACAATGGtcctctcaatttttctctgGCCAAATCAAG AATCACTTGCTAGGTGGTTTGAGCTGCCTCAGCCGAGCTGCCGGGCTTCACACTCACCAGAGGAACAAGAGAGCCAGACTTTTCGACTTTCAG AGATCTGA